One region of Candidatus Polarisedimenticolaceae bacterium genomic DNA includes:
- a CDS encoding SUMF1/EgtB/PvdO family nonheme iron enzyme, whose translation MRAAAAALTTLALAGCRAPGAPRTDAAGIGQVWVPAGSFTMGTTEGEIALLRAEKPPDWVARAVGREAPAHHVSLSHGFWIDEREVTNAAFDRFVKDGGYGRRDLWSADGLAWLAHQDRAALPATCLGTEPEMPRRCVTWFEAEAYARWRGGRLPTEAEWEFAARGPASSVYPWGMAFDASRCNVEDSPGPTPAGKFPSGRSWVGASDMAGNAMEWVSDWLAPYAVDDVTDPAGPSTGKVKVEKGGWWGANRYVARAAYRHFEDPPSYGDKHIGFRVVTDER comes from the coding sequence ATGCGCGCGGCCGCCGCCGCGCTGACCACCCTGGCGCTCGCCGGGTGCCGCGCCCCGGGCGCGCCGCGGACCGACGCCGCGGGAATCGGCCAGGTCTGGGTGCCGGCCGGCAGCTTCACGATGGGAACGACCGAAGGCGAGATCGCGCTGCTGCGCGCGGAGAAGCCGCCGGACTGGGTCGCGCGCGCGGTGGGGCGTGAGGCGCCCGCGCACCACGTGAGCCTCTCGCACGGGTTCTGGATCGATGAGCGCGAGGTCACGAATGCCGCGTTCGACCGCTTCGTCAAGGACGGCGGGTACGGACGCCGCGATCTCTGGTCGGCCGACGGGCTCGCGTGGCTCGCGCACCAGGATCGCGCTGCCCTTCCCGCTACGTGCCTCGGCACGGAGCCCGAGATGCCGCGGCGGTGCGTGACCTGGTTCGAGGCCGAGGCGTACGCGCGGTGGCGCGGCGGGCGCCTCCCGACCGAAGCCGAGTGGGAATTCGCCGCGCGCGGCCCGGCCTCGTCGGTCTACCCCTGGGGCATGGCGTTCGACGCGTCGCGCTGCAACGTCGAGGACAGCCCGGGTCCGACTCCCGCGGGGAAGTTCCCGTCGGGGCGGAGTTGGGTCGGCGCCTCCGACATGGCGGGAAACGCGATGGAGTGGGTCTCCGACTGGCTCGCGCCGTACGCCGTCGACGACGTCACCGATCCGGCGGGGCCCTCCACCGGAAAGGTGAAGGTCGAGAAGGGCGGCTGGTGGGGCGCGAACCGGTACGTTGCGCGGGCCGCCTATCGCCACTTCGAGGATCCGCCGAGCTACGGCGACAAGCACATCGGCTTCCGTGTCGTGACCGACGAGCGATGA
- a CDS encoding GNAT family N-acetyltransferase, whose amino-acid sequence MTGIAVRTALRAGDLDEIVRLHGTVYASECGFNATFETYVAGPLAAFGARTSRHERIWIAESEGRIVGCIAIVDTGTRIAQLRWYLVSPAARGAGLGTALLDEAIAFARQSGYRTIFLWTVSLLTAAARRYEAAGFAKVEERAGRHWGVEVVEERYDLMLADNAGHLPNSRVS is encoded by the coding sequence ATGACGGGAATCGCCGTGCGCACGGCGCTCCGCGCGGGCGATCTCGACGAGATCGTCCGCCTCCACGGAACGGTCTACGCGAGCGAGTGCGGCTTCAACGCGACCTTCGAGACCTACGTCGCAGGTCCGCTGGCGGCGTTCGGTGCCAGGACGTCGCGTCACGAGCGGATCTGGATCGCCGAATCCGAAGGGCGCATCGTCGGCTGCATCGCGATCGTCGACACGGGAACGCGGATCGCGCAGCTCCGCTGGTACCTCGTCTCCCCGGCCGCGCGGGGCGCCGGGCTCGGCACCGCCCTCCTCGACGAGGCGATCGCATTCGCTCGCCAGTCGGGGTACCGAACGATCTTCCTCTGGACGGTGAGCCTGCTGACCGCGGCGGCCCGGCGCTACGAGGCCGCGGGGTTCGCCAAGGTCGAGGAGCGGGCCGGCCGGCACTGGGGAGTCGAGGTCGTCGAAGAGCGTTACGACCTCATGCTGGCCGACAACGCCGGTCATCTTCCAAACTCGCGGGTTTCCTAG